Within the Nyctibius grandis isolate bNycGra1 chromosome 4, bNycGra1.pri, whole genome shotgun sequence genome, the region AGGTTTCCTTGGGGATGGTGTTTTGTCACCAGATTGAGTCTTCACATTCCAAAGTACTGAGTTGTTCCTGATGCCTCAAAGATTCACTACTGCCTACATTTCTCTGTCTCACCACCCGCAGTTCAAGAACCCCATTTATCACTTCTACAACTCCATCGTCTCCAATGACTCCTCAGTAATTGTGAAGAGCCAGCCTGTGAATTACTCATTCACCTGCACATACAATGCCAACTACCTGGTGAACCAGGCTGCCTTTGACCAAAGGTATGTCCTCTTATGGAAGTGCGCCTCACCCCGTTTTCAGCACCACATCTCACTCGTACAGAAACTTTGTTATGTCCCCAGGGTGGCCACCGTCCATGTGAAGAATGGAAGCTCCGGCTCATTTGAAAGTCAGTTGTCCCTCAACTTCTACGCTGTAAGTGCTCTTTGCCACCCAGCTTTTTGCCTTCACCTTCCACAGGCTTCAGCCTAAGAGCTGGAAAAagagtgctgctgctcctgactTTTATGTGTCATTGAGCACATTAGCAGCTTGGAACAGATAATTACAGTGGGGTTTGCAGGGGTCCTTGTTTGTGCTGATTAACAGGGATACACTTAAATTGAACAGAGCAGACACATGCCAGCTGTTCTTTTAATCCCTCCAAATCAGGCAGATTTTTCTGCTGAGAGGTACATTTCTAACATGCTGGCAGGTTttataagaaaaagcaaaacttgtTTGTAGTCCCATTCAAAGAGCGGCATGTTTCTGCAGGCACCACTGCTATCACTTAGTCTCTATAGATACTCTATAGATAGCTCCGTGTATTTCTCTTGCAGTTTGCTTCCTCATCCTCTCACCTGACAGATATTTTGTGTTCTCCAGAGATCTTTAGGTCATGCTGGAAATTCGTTtcaaacaaaatatcatccCTGGATATCAGGCCTATCTTTTGAAacatccctctcctccccacagctCCGCACAAGGTGGATTGATGGAAATCTTTCCTCCCCTACCCTGCATTTTGGGCACCAATTGATCACTAAACATTTTATCAGCCTTGGGATGCCACACGAAAGCCCGTGTGGTCTTTTTTACTGATACATGGCATGCTGGTAGTATATATTGGCAAGGTCCAAGCATGTACCACACTGCTCCTATCAACTCCTGACAGAATGGCTGCAAAAACAAATGACGGACAGTGACCAATGGATCtctggtactttttttttccacccaaatGACCGTTTCGTTCTAATGGCTCCCAGGAGTCAAGGAGGGAATGGCTAAACTGCACTAATACATTTTCCCACTGAGCACAAGtgcagaaaaagctgaaaaagctAATAGATcactcctgttttgttttgttcacattttcactggggagaaaatgttaatttcaatgaaatgttcaatttttttttttctgtcaaaatggaagtaaaagatttcttttgccttgctattcatctctgctgctgtctgACACAGCCCTCTGCCTCAGGTGGGCCACACTTCCAGGTGCTTCACATGCCCATTTCCTCACCCAGAAGCAGCACCCAAGCTGCAGTGTAACCCAGTAGAAACAGCTCCGTCTCACCTGCCCTTTAGCCTGTGACACACCATTAACAGCAAAGGACTGTGATGCAGCATGAGGAGCTGGAGCCTGAATGGAGATCAGACCTTCAGCACTGAAACCTGttgtgaaaaaaagcaagacagtACCCTAAAACAGTGTCATGCAATAGAGTTTGGAAAAGAAGCACTATACCAGGTTCAACTCATTTTAGCACAAGGGCTGAGAAGAGTTTTGTTACAGTATGTCTGCAAGTTCTCTCCTTTGAGAGAAATCCTTGGTTAAATGAGAATTTCTCAGGGCACTTAACAGCCATGGATCACTAATCTAAGCACAACCTCGAGCCTTAACTTCAGTGTATCCAATCTATCAGATGTTGCAGTGGGAATACTGTAGTGCCTCACAGCCATCTCGCTGTGTAGGTGAGGTCAGGTGCATAAGAAAATCAGTACCAGGGAACTGAGCAAGAACAGCAGGGAAAGATAGTCCAACAGCTCCAGAACTACATATACCTGACTCCCACTGTGTAGATTTAACAACTAAGTAAACCAATGCTACAGCTAAACGTTACTCTTTATACAGTTCTGGTGCTAGCTTTGTTATGATATTATGCAATAAAAAGGAGCAGGATTTAAGGTAGGTACTTCATTGTATTTGTAACCAAGCTTTCTCACTGGAGCACCACACGCTGCACTACTTTTAGCAGGCTGGCTTTTTAGTGAATGAATGACTATAGCTGGCAGAGCTCTTTCTGCACGCTCGTGCCCCCTCAGCTCTCACCTTGCTGGCCACCACAAGTATAAATCACGGAGTGCTGAACCTTTGCATACAGGCATGTGATTTCTGCTTAATTCCTTTTCCCTGACATGTGACCATCTCCCAAccccattcccattccatacAGTCATCTCCAGTCTCTCAATCCCACCAGCTTCCCCCACCACCTCTGGTGtaccagaagcagcagcaagcttGCTTCCCACCCATGCTATGATATAACCCAAATAGCATCAAATTCTGTCACTTACTATCATTATAAGCCAAACAttaacaaaaagattttttaatacTATCTTGGGCTTGCAACAGTCCTAGTACTAGGTGTAGAGTTTGGAGCTTGCAGGTAATAAGAACCCAGACTTCTGAAGTCCATCTCTCCAGAGCTGTATGAAGTTGCCACATGCCTTTGTATCGCATGTTACTAGTAACGTATAATgcctttctctttgtctttcaaAGAATGCCAAGTTTTCAAGTATAAAAGAAGCCCCTTTCATCGTTGAAACATCAGAAATTGGTTCTGACATATTTGCTGGAGTGGAAGCTAAGGGCTTAAGTGACAGGTAGGCAGGGGAaggaataataattaataaattggCAATCAGGACATTCCTTGCTAATCTGGGGTTTGTGTCTCCCCAGGTTCAAAGTTGTTCTCAACAACTGCTGGGCAACTCCCTCCTCCGAGTATTTCTACCAGATCCACTGGCCTCTGATCACCAAGGGGTAGGTGCTGGTGGGACCGGGGGGAGGAcctctgcccagcccagccctgaggATGACAGAAAGCCAGGGGATAGGGGATGAGAGGGCAAAAGAGAAGCTGGCCTACAGCAAGGAAAATTCATCCATCAGACTGCGACCTCAGGAGAGTTTCACTGAAGCCATGTAGGCTCTGACACTGCTTCTCCATGTACAACACAGGTGTGCCACGGACAACTCCATCCTTGTGCACGAGAATGGGAAAACGAGCCGGGCGACATTCCAGTTCAACGCTTTCCGCTTCCGTAACATCCCCAAGCTGTCCAAGGTCTGGCTGCACTGTGAGACGCATGTCTGTGACAGCGAGAAGTTCTCCTGCCCGGTGGTAAGGCCTCCCTCCCAGAGAAACACACGGTGCTAAATTTACACAGGGGATGTCGAGACTTTCCTGAGAGCATGTTGGGTGCAGAGCCAGTTCCAGAGCTTTCAGTAGATGGAGCCACTGCCACGCGTGATCCTGAGCGGCCAACCATGCACCCCGACCCCTGTCAAACCCCAGACCATGTATGCAACATTGGGCAACTTGTTTAAATGTATTGAGAAATAATGTCGCACTTCAAAAACTCAGTTCTCGTCAATATCCCAGACTACAGTCCTGTCTGACAAACAGCTACAGTTAAACACaagcctggaaaaaaggagaaagtagagctttttccattttttaccAAATATCTCGGTGCTGAGGGCAccctgggggcagcaggagaacCTGGCTCAAAGCTCACTGCTCGTCAAACGAAACCTCCCAGTCCCCCTTCCCAGGGAAAGTCCTCTCTGCCATCCTGCAGTCAGTTACTGCTCTTGCAGCCATCCTATTCTCCATGAAATACATAAGTTGTCactggagcaggagctgaggTCAAAGAGTAGATTCCTGTGACCTTAGGTGGGAATGAGGTGGGGGTGCTATACAGTCATGTTATTTAGGATGGGGAGGTACACACTGCTTGCACCAACTGGTGTGTCTGAAGTGTCTTTCTTTAAAGacttctctccccctccttcactAAGTCGGAGTTTCGCTCTTCTTTCTCTCATGCAATGAATGTGTCATTGCTATAAAATGAAGTCAAATTTTATTTAACCTGAAATGAAAGCCCTAAATACTCCTTGGATGACATACTGCcatttcagcaaaaaatatttcttgctggagaaaagaaagcatcacTCCTGGCGAAACcaacttttctttctaaaccCTTTCTCAGTCAAGGAGCCAAATTAAGACAGCAGTTTATTACCCAGCCTCAGCACTAAGCAGGGGACACTGATTTGTGCAAAACCTGCACGTCTGATAAAACTGCATTGTTAGAAATTCTAAGCTtcaaaggcaacagaaa harbors:
- the TECTB gene encoding beta-tectorin, giving the protein MVTLTIYLLVILAQALAGPCNPNKADVILVYCYPKTIITKIPECPYGWEVNQLALGGICYNGIHDSGYYQFTIPDLSPKNKSYCGTQSEFKNPIYHFYNSIVSNDSSVIVKSQPVNYSFTCTYNANYLVNQAAFDQRVATVHVKNGSSGSFESQLSLNFYANAKFSSIKEAPFIVETSEIGSDIFAGVEAKGLSDRFKVVLNNCWATPSSEYFYQIHWPLITKGCATDNSILVHENGKTSRATFQFNAFRFRNIPKLSKVWLHCETHVCDSEKFSCPVTCDKRKQRMEQTGGVLVAEITVRSKGLSRLYTLSDIIFHLLFATGFSAVLL